The genomic segment TTCCAATTGATTGCAGTGTAATCAATGAGGACATCACAATTAAACAAgcaaaagtatatatatatatatatatatataaaaaaacaatcgTAGGAAGAATTGTTGACAATTAAATTGAATGGAAGATTTTAGTTTACATCTTAGATCTTAGTTTACAAACTCTAATTCCAATGCCTCATTCCAGAATATATTTTACTGAGTCATATTCTGAGATGACTCAGAATATATtcttaatatattttattggtCAGGAATAACTAATGCTGTTATGTTTTCTTATTTTGTCAATACATAAGCAGGTAAAACTGTTACAAATACTCATTGTGACTTTCTCCATTTACCTTTCACAGAAATATATACAGAGAGACTTATTTGTAAATAATAATTGTCGACTACAAATGATAAGATTCTAAAATCTTTAAATCAGAGTGGACCCATCCATGTTTACACTCCATCCATGTTACAAGTATAAAGTAAAAGCCCTTCCCAGTAGTTCCAGAGTCAATTGGCCAATAAGCTCTCTCCGTGCATTGGCTCCTAAAACATGGCAGGACCTTTACTTTTTAAATCGGATTTAACATAGCGTCTTCCgtagtaaaaacaaaataaaaagtctctctcactccagtCGGTAGAGAACTGGTTTACTGAACCATCTTTCGGAGTTACAGACGACACAAGTGATGAAAGCCactagagagaggaagatggtgaCTAGGATCCCTGCTGCTATGACAACCCCTAGCATGACTTTCTTCTTGCTCTGCTGAGTAGAatcctcatcatcttcatcctcctcacCAGTGTCCATGCGGGTGGTGATGGGCCCCGAGCTGACGGTGGCCGCGTCGCTAACCCTCTTGCTCCAGCCGCCACCGCCCTCGCTGCGCCGCCTTCTGAACGCCGTCGAGATGGAACAGTTCTGGAAGACGGAAACGAGAAGAAGATGACCAAAGGTAAACAAAAACCTGGTTAAAGGTcacatgacatgccaccaggtgtgagtgtgattagccgatacaagccgttttgaaaatctgtctctactgacatcacaagtgggcgtgtccacttaGATGTCTGCTGGATatatcagtctaccagcctacccagtggtcAGTAACAAACGTTGCTAATCTAttcgtcacacatctaggtggacacgcccacttttaATGTCCTAAGAaacagattttcaaaatggcttttaACAGCTAACcacacttatgccgcttttccactgcatggtaccagctcgacacgactcgactcagctcgcattttttgcgtttccaccgcggtaccatggtatctggtacctgaagtggctgctttttctagtacctactcgctctaggttccaagcgagctgagccgatgctaaaaggtgacgtcggcagacggccggcgactgattggccagagagtgtgacgaagtcacgagagcgacatggcaaccatgctggtaacatccatagcagcgccgcagccaacatgttccacttctccaacttcttcaacatgccagctaataatagtaatgcgatcgatgtcctccattgttgttatgtgggttctgtccatgtgtgggttgcgtatgtgttgtttgcgtcgcgtacacaaatacgtcacggccctttcgcgcagccgaccccgcccacgtccaggaggtactatttgcggtggaaaagcacccgtgctgctaccgtgtcgagtcgtgtcgtgtcgagtcgtgtcgagtcgagctacatgtgcggtggaaaagcggcattaggtATAGTGTATTTCTCAAGttgttatttattctttttttgtatttgtttttttctggttgtacatacatttttcattttaaaattacattaattgtGCTGTTTGAAATCCAAACAGATCTGTTAATTTGAGTATTTTTGACTGTATGAATAATGAGTTTGTATGATCCCTATACCCAGCATTGAAAACGGTCCGTATAGCTCTTTTCAGCTGAATAAACAGTACTTTTGTAATTATTGCCCCAAACCTCTACACAGTAACTTAAATAAGGTGAAACCAGGGAACAATAGAGGATGTAAAGTGATTTATGATCCAGAACCTGTTTAGCTTTATATAATACTGCAATGCTTGACAACTTGCATTGCAGTATTATATGTCACTACGACAAGGACAAAAAcgacaaaaacatcaacaacggACGGACGCACGCACCTCCACCAGGGCGGGGCAGCTGGAGCGCTCGCAGAGCCGGGTGGAGCAGTGCAGGTAAAAGGTGGCGCTGGTCCTCTGCTGGACGAAGCGGAACGCCTCGAAGGAGAAACGGGCGTTCTGATCCATCCCGTTGATGGCGATGATCGTCTGGCCGTCCTTATTGCacctgcagcaggaggaggacgaatGCTTTTCTTAATTAACACTTTCgtgatgatttatttttttggacatTTGCTGATGAAGGGGTTGGCTCGATGGATGAGCGGATGATTGTGTGAACCACAATGGGTTGTGTAAAAAGGTGGttccccttttttctttttacattttagtcTCCGTCACTTCAATCTAAATCGCAATCCTCTCTCCTGATATTGACCTATGATACTGTCCTACAGGTGGGTCACTGTACTACCGATTAACAGACTGTTGTGCTCTGAGGCCAAAGGAACTCACCCAACAAAGAGGTCATGTGTGATGCTGTCGACGGAGAAGAAAGTGGTCGAGGCGTAGCACCTGTCCAGTACAACGTTGAATCTGGGGAAGGGTTGGTGGCAATCAATGCAGAAAATGACTTTTGAATACCTCATGGCTAATTTGAAGACGCATGTTAGATTGAATTCCAAAGTGAACGATGGATAAAGGCTAAAACAGTATAACAAATGACCTGAAATAAGAAATCCCCCATAGCAGATATGCAAATTGGTCGCATTGGAGCCACCATATCTGTCGCATGCTATTTACCATTCTTCTGCAGGCCTACCATCTACACCCAACGGAAACTGTTCCCCTCGTTGTCATGAGTCCTGCTGGTTTGTAATGGGCCTAGTGGAAACAGATTTCAGTTTCCCACCTAGGTGACTAGGTcccatcgcgtgggagtcgatCTACCTGTTGCTCAGGTTGCTGGCGGCCACCTGGACAAAGATCCTGGTCTTCAGCTTGAGTCCTCCTTGAGGGATCCTGAGAGCGGAGGAATAGGCATTGTCCTGCAGGACAATCAAAACACATTAGTGTAAGGCACAACTACAGGATTGTCTAGTGGTACAGGTGTTTGACTCCCTGCCGAAGAGGTTCTAGCTTTGAACCCTAATGTCTGCAGCCTGACCTGTGGGCGTCCTTTAGTAAGATGACCCTTTCTACACCTTAATGAACATTTATCTCAAATTGGCTcacgtcgctttggataaaacagtGTCTGTTCTTTAATAATTCAGAGAAATAGTACTGGTCagtgaatgtgaaatgcaagaCGTgggcatttttatttatttgaaacaCTCGCCACTCACTTAATTTTAGTGTGTGCAAATTCCAGCCATTGATTATTGAAGGCCAAATCGCCCAAGCATCCACTAACTCTGAcaacctcactctctctccctcactcaccgAGAACAAAGCCATCCTGAGCGTGCTACTGAAGCTGCCGCTTTCCTCATTCATGGACAGGCTGGCTCCTGCGCTGTGGGTAGAAGAACAGCCCCTGGTAAAGAGAACCTCTGGGAACAACGACTGGGCCAgtcagccctcctcagcctggTGGGGAAAACCCCTGCGGTGCCCATAACCAGGTCAGCATTCACTTGATACACAGGGGAACAACTCACTGAAGGTCCCTGACTGAAGGCCCCTGGGGGGCCACAGGGGACTgacagggggttggggggaggggggggctctgtgtgtgtaaggggtAACAAACACCGTTCAGGGCAGGGTATTTAAAAGCTAGTGTGACAGGCTTAATGTTGACGCCTTAATCCTCTCTGAGCGGCCCTTAGAATCCAGACGGAGATCCCTTACGTTGTCAAAAGCCTGTTGCCTGTCGCTAAATACAGCCTTCCGACTCTCCATTTCTTTATGGACCCGACGGTGTCTTTTGTGCATGGTGGTAAACGCACTTGAAGGGCCACTGTGTAAAGTGTCCCAGTGTTCAAAAGTTGACTAAAGTTCTCAATGTAACGTTTTAATTGGACTCAATAACAAGGGTTATTGAGGGAGTCTACAGTACGTAGAAACTAAATATCTATTGATTCAAATGTTTACTTGAGTTCATATGAATGAGAATATATGGACACGAGGAAGTCATTCTCTAGTGTCTTTGGTTGGCTCTTGGATGTTTACATTTTGGATCAATAGATTTGGATCAAGGTGTTGTGGCAGTCGCTTACACGCTCATGTCTGTGCTGTTGGAGACCAGGTACTGCAGCGGGTAGCGGCAGGAGAACATGTACATCATCTCCTCACGGTAGGCCACAGTTCCTACGATTGGGTCCTGGGACTTGATCTGGCCGGAGATGTTGATGTACTGCAGACTGGAGAAGTCAGAGAACACCCCGTTCCCCATCTCCTCTgtcacctggtggtggtgggaaagGTGATTATCTTTATTTTGTTTACGTTTGGAGTTCTtgctttgttgaccatttgggctaccattttgtgtgtgtgtgtgtgtgtgtgtgtgtgtgtgtgtgtgtgtgtgtgtgtgtgtgtgtgtgtgtgtgtgtgtgtgtgtgtgtgtgtgtgtgtgtgtgtgtgtgtgtgtgtgtgtgtgtgtgtgtgtgtgtcctggggcAAAAGGTAAGAAAGAGGTTGACAGTACCGTCAGCTTATTTGAGCACACCGTGATCTCCTCCTCGGTGATGGAGAAGTTGAACCTGAGCACGGGGGGGTCAACGGTCCAGTCTGCGACGCCCTTGCAGTACTCTTTGTCGTGCTCCCCGTTGAGGGACATTAGAGACTCGTTGTATCCACAGAAGTAGACGGGACACAGCAGCATCTTCATGGCCATCTGCTGCGTACCACATGACACTTCGATGTCCGCATTAGCTGGGAAGGCAGGAGATGGCCATTAAAGTTACACTGCATGTATGCATTAAGCACATCTGATATTTCCGATGTGTATTAGAATCATTGGACTGAGATGATCATGGGCAGATTAAGCCCAGTTGCAGATTATCTCCAAACAATTGAGACATTCGTGGAAGGTCTAATATAAACAACATTCTGACCCGGACAGGGACTGATCTTATAAAACAGGCGTGTGTAGAGAGGATAGCAGCCTAAAGTGAATCATGGTATCGGTCTATATTATAAAAGAATGTTGGGCCAGCATGCGTTACTCTCTCCAAACACTCACTTGGCCCTCTGAACGTGGGGTGCATGAAGCAGTCCTGCTGTGCGTTCACGAAGACTAGCATGGCAACCTGATACAGGAACAAGGTAAGCCGCATTGTCCCCTCACTATGGATGAAGGCAGAGGGAATAAACCCCATATCATCATTTCTGGCCCCTCTTGCGTGCTCTTCTTGACAACAGGAGATTAGCAGGCATATCTATCCCAATGTTTTATGGAAGTAAATTTGCTCCAGAACATAATTTGTTATTTCatacatattatttattatatttagaaATTGTTAAAACTAGGCTTAGAAAAGTAGCAGTAAACAGTTTTTCGACTCACTGATGATTATGATTATATGATTATTCTAACCTCGTATAAGACAGGGAATGCCTTTACCTTGGCGTTTTATCCTCACATGGGATTCTCCCGTCCGGTCTGGGTCCCACTATGATCCTCCTGACGCCCTGCAGGGTGCCGGCTACTTATACTGGCCTCTCTCTTCACAGGGGCTTTGATTGTGCTCACTGGAAGTggcgagagagatgggggggaggaagggagggcggAAGAccatgggagggagagagagagagagagagagagagagagagagagagagagagagagatccaggaAAGGCGTCATCTGAAAGTCTTTTAGAACAATGCT from the Gadus macrocephalus chromosome 7, ASM3116895v1 genome contains:
- the si:ch73-261i21.5 gene encoding zona pellucida-like domain-containing protein 1, translated to MRLTLFLYQVAMLVFVNAQQDCFMHPTFRGPTNADIEVSCGTQQMAMKMLLCPVYFCGYNESLMSLNGEHDKEYCKGVADWTVDPPVLRFNFSITEEEITVCSNKLTVTEEMGNGVFSDFSSLQYINISGQIKSQDPIVGTVAYREEMMYMFSCRYPLQYLVSNSTDMSVAGASLSMNEESGSFSSTLRMALFSDNAYSSALRIPQGGLKLKTRIFVQVAASNLSNRFNVVLDRCYASTTFFSVDSITHDLFVGCNKDGQTIIAINGMDQNARFSFEAFRFVQQRTSATFYLHCSTRLCERSSCPALVENCSISTAFRRRRSEGGGGWSKRVSDAATVSSGPITTRMDTGEEDEDDEDSTQQSKKKVMLGVVIAAGILVTIFLSLVAFITCVVCNSERWFSKPVLYRLE